One stretch of Hymenobacter chitinivorans DSM 11115 DNA includes these proteins:
- a CDS encoding dicarboxylate/amino acid:cation symporter — MKKLSSNLTVQVLTAITLGVLVGALFPGFGAALKPIGDTFINLIKMLIAPIIFLTVVLGIGGMGDLKKVGRVGGKALLYFEIVTTLALVIGITAANLSRPGHGIDARASVATQTAAQAAEASKYTAQAGEMNWVEFFTHVVPHSVVGAFAEGDVLQVLLFAVLFGLALGRIPATYSQPLIGTFERLSHVMFAVLGLVMKLAPLGAFGGMAFTIGKYGLATLLPLGKLMLVVYLTMFLFIFGVLNLIMRYYGLSLWRYLGFIKEEILLVLGTSSSESALPRMIDKLERYGCSRSVAGLVIPTGYSFNLDGTSIYLSIAVIFLAQAFDIELSLTQELTLIGILMLTSKGAAGVTGSGFIVLASTLAATKVIPVEGVALLLGVDRFMSEARAITNVIGNGVATLVIAKSEGEFDEQRHQLALQGVLAPAESDLVPVAVPPHPNERI, encoded by the coding sequence ATGAAGAAACTCTCGTCCAATCTCACCGTGCAGGTTCTGACGGCCATTACGCTGGGCGTACTGGTTGGGGCGCTGTTCCCCGGCTTCGGGGCGGCCCTGAAGCCCATCGGCGACACGTTTATCAACCTGATTAAGATGCTCATTGCCCCCATCATCTTCCTGACGGTGGTGCTGGGCATCGGCGGCATGGGCGACCTGAAAAAGGTGGGCCGGGTGGGCGGCAAGGCCCTGCTTTACTTTGAAATCGTGACGACCCTGGCCTTGGTCATCGGCATTACGGCGGCCAACCTGAGCCGGCCCGGCCACGGCATCGACGCCCGGGCCTCGGTGGCCACGCAAACCGCGGCCCAGGCCGCCGAAGCTTCCAAGTACACGGCTCAGGCCGGCGAAATGAACTGGGTGGAGTTTTTCACCCACGTGGTGCCCCACAGCGTGGTGGGCGCCTTTGCCGAGGGCGACGTGCTGCAGGTGCTGCTCTTTGCCGTGCTGTTTGGCCTGGCTTTGGGCCGGATTCCGGCTACGTACAGCCAGCCCCTGATTGGCACCTTCGAGCGGTTGTCGCACGTGATGTTTGCCGTGCTGGGCCTGGTCATGAAACTGGCGCCGCTGGGTGCGTTTGGGGGTATGGCCTTTACCATCGGCAAGTATGGCCTGGCCACGCTGCTGCCGCTGGGCAAGCTGATGCTGGTGGTGTACCTGACTATGTTTTTGTTCATTTTCGGGGTCCTGAACCTGATTATGCGCTACTACGGGCTGAGCCTGTGGCGTTACCTGGGCTTTATTAAGGAGGAAATTCTGCTGGTACTGGGCACGTCCTCGTCGGAGTCGGCTTTGCCGCGCATGATTGATAAGCTGGAGCGCTACGGCTGCTCCCGCTCGGTGGCCGGCCTGGTTATTCCGACGGGCTATTCCTTCAACCTCGACGGCACGAGTATCTACCTCAGCATTGCCGTTATTTTCCTGGCCCAGGCCTTCGACATCGAGCTTTCCCTCACCCAGGAGCTGACGTTGATTGGCATTCTGATGCTGACCAGCAAAGGCGCGGCGGGCGTTACGGGCTCGGGCTTTATCGTGCTGGCCTCCACGCTGGCTGCTACCAAGGTTATTCCCGTCGAAGGCGTGGCCCTGCTGCTGGGCGTCGACCGGTTTATGAGTGAGGCCCGGGCCATTACCAACGTCATCGGCAATGGGGTGGCGACGCTGGTTATTGCCAAAAGTGAGGGCGAGTTTGACGAGCAGCGCCACCAGCTGGCCCTGCAAGGCGTGCTGGCCCCGGCCGAGTCGGACCTGGTGCCGGTAGCGGTACCGCCCCACCCCAATGAAAGGATTTAG
- a CDS encoding universal stress protein, with amino-acid sequence MKNILVPTDFSPAAHHAFEVAMRLAQRTSGGVTLLHVEEHNDTPRFSSSGGRIGGSSLGDVFMLKYLQKIKHQMHELMAEGQQLAPDVPVTELLRTSSLVDSVLEVVAERGIDLVVMGAQEQSSWQHFFAGSNTEQLVRRVPCPVLTVKHPEMQFNVQHIVFPSDFSAEADRAVPDLQRIQAVFPDATLHLLKVVPDIDQYSEALDRIQAFAERHHLAHCEAEVIDAANAGVGIPLFAQQAHADLVVMPTHAHTGLSHLWHHNVAENVARHAAPPVLMFRL; translated from the coding sequence ATGAAAAACATCCTGGTTCCCACTGATTTTTCGCCCGCGGCCCACCACGCCTTCGAGGTGGCTATGCGGCTGGCCCAGCGCACCAGCGGCGGCGTCACGCTGCTGCACGTGGAGGAGCACAACGACACGCCCCGCTTCAGCTCGTCCGGGGGCCGCATCGGCGGCAGTAGCCTCGGAGACGTGTTTATGCTCAAGTACCTGCAGAAAATCAAGCACCAGATGCACGAGCTCATGGCCGAAGGGCAGCAGCTGGCACCCGACGTGCCGGTTACCGAGCTGCTGCGCACCTCCAGCCTGGTCGATTCAGTGCTGGAAGTCGTGGCCGAGCGGGGCATCGACCTGGTGGTGATGGGCGCCCAGGAGCAGAGTTCCTGGCAGCACTTTTTTGCCGGCTCCAACACCGAGCAGCTCGTGCGCCGGGTGCCTTGCCCGGTACTGACGGTGAAACACCCCGAAATGCAGTTCAACGTGCAGCACATCGTGTTTCCGTCCGATTTCTCGGCCGAGGCCGACCGCGCCGTACCCGATTTGCAGCGCATCCAGGCCGTTTTTCCCGATGCTACGCTCCACCTGCTCAAAGTCGTGCCCGATATTGACCAGTACAGCGAGGCTCTGGACCGGATCCAGGCTTTTGCCGAGCGCCACCACCTGGCCCACTGCGAGGCCGAGGTCATTGATGCCGCCAATGCCGGCGTGGGCATTCCGCTCTTCGCCCAGCAGGCCCACGCCGACCTGGTGGTGATGCCCACCCACGCCCACACCGGCCTGAGCCACCTGTGGCACCACAACGTGGCCGAAAACGTGGCCCGGCACGCGGCCCCGCCGGTGCTGATGTTCCGGCTGTAG
- a CDS encoding oxidoreductase, with product MATTPKHWFITGVSTGFGAALAELLLAKGDKVAATFRQPEQAEEFTRKAGENGRGFVVEVTDEAQVKQGVADAIAHFGHLDVIVNNAGYGSLGSIEEIEAAEVQRQFDVNVFGPLHVLRAVLPHLRARRSGHVLNITSIGGLKTFPGVGVYNASKFALEAIGESLAQQVAPLGIKVTNIEPSGFRTDWAGRSANIVTTGIEDYQATVGENLKGIQGYSGRQPGDPQRAAQIMYDLVREENPPLHLPLGKAAVKGARDKFAALVKELESVASLGDSADFPQ from the coding sequence ATGGCTACCACCCCCAAACATTGGTTTATTACCGGCGTTAGCACCGGTTTCGGCGCGGCCCTGGCCGAGCTGCTGCTCGCAAAAGGCGACAAAGTAGCCGCCACCTTCCGCCAGCCCGAGCAGGCCGAGGAATTCACCCGCAAAGCCGGCGAAAATGGCCGCGGCTTCGTGGTCGAAGTAACCGATGAGGCCCAGGTCAAGCAGGGCGTGGCCGATGCCATTGCCCACTTCGGCCACCTGGATGTCATTGTCAACAACGCGGGCTACGGCTCCCTGGGCAGCATCGAGGAAATCGAGGCGGCCGAGGTGCAGCGGCAGTTCGACGTCAACGTATTCGGGCCCCTGCACGTGCTGCGGGCCGTATTGCCCCACCTGCGCGCGCGGCGCAGCGGCCACGTGCTCAACATTACCAGCATTGGCGGCCTGAAAACCTTCCCCGGCGTGGGCGTCTACAACGCCAGCAAGTTTGCCCTCGAAGCCATTGGCGAAAGCCTGGCCCAGCAAGTGGCCCCGCTCGGCATCAAGGTTACCAACATCGAGCCCAGCGGCTTCCGCACCGACTGGGCCGGCCGCTCGGCCAACATCGTTACCACCGGTATTGAGGACTACCAGGCCACGGTGGGCGAAAACCTGAAGGGCATTCAGGGCTACAGCGGCCGGCAGCCCGGCGACCCGCAGCGCGCCGCCCAGATTATGTACGACCTGGTGCGGGAGGAAAATCCGCCCCTGCACCTGCCCCTGGGCAAAGCCGCCGTGAAAGGTGCCCGGGACAAGTTTGCCGCGCTGGTCAAAGAGCTGGAAAGCGTGGCCAGCCTCGGCGACTCGGCCGACTTCCCGCAATAG
- a CDS encoding TonB-dependent receptor translates to MNLKPYLLLLLGFVLFTNGQFAAAQGVTTAAMKGVVLDAKGEPLPGATVVAVHVPTGTPYGTATRSNGQFDLLNLRVGGPYEVKVSFVGYAAYSQANIQLALGKTFEVNVTLAEEGRTLDEVVVKGNRDGIINKDRTGASTNVNNAAIRTLPTISRSQEDFTRLTPQSSGLSFGGRNSLYNNFSLDGSIFNNSFGLDAPTPGGQTNSQPVSLDAIEQLEVSLAPYDVRQGGFTGAGVNAVTKSGTNDFKGTVYTFLRNEKLIGEKVGDVTVRNPDLKFNQTGFSLGGPIIKNKLFFFTNAEITRRDDPGLTFRPAQSAAEAAAALNGQLDGVSRVLESDLIGIRQRLLSVYGYDPGSYQDFKYRTSSDKLLLKLDWNINATNTFSVRYNFLQSFREQGPHPIAIAPSSRVQGVNTLQYSNSGYTINNGLNSVVGELNSRFGEKFSNKAQLSFSAFRDVRDLPDAKLFPQIDITKNGTTYVSVGTEQFSANNELNQNITQFTDNLSYFAGAHVLTAGLTYERFSFFNAFNLQRYGYPFFGGLDINQFYKVTDPTSPDFVDLNAIAAAGGRKPVKGVDVNVAQLGLYAQDEWNVTPDFKLTLGVRADMPIYDTQVAANTQILNAPLLDSNGQPAKVDVTEFPKATPLFSPRLGFNYALNQNTYTTQLRGGSGIFTGRIPFVWISNQASNSQFDAGYTFQINGTARDFKFPQVWRSNLALDQQLPGGIVATLEAIYSKDRNAAIHRNYNFVTPTQKLQGADNRLIYPAAGPRITSGFTGPDGQFSFLDAGVIVLENTNKGYQYSLTGQLKKDFDNGLYLTAAYTYSKAKDVTSNPGEIAADAYQRNPVVGNANDPQLAYSDFGLQHRIIGAAGKRFAYADDKLATTISFFFEAAQGNRFSYTYAGDLNRDGIPGNDLLFVPASQSQINLVDIRDAQNNVLATAAQQWAQLNAYIEQDDYLSSRRGQYTERNGAISPWYTQLDAKLLQDFSIEGAKKKHTLQLSLDVQNLGNLLNSDWGVRRVFANNRFIEAAYPAATPDTPTFQFRGGNQTFINNTDLNSRWRAQVGLRYILD, encoded by the coding sequence ATGAATTTGAAACCCTACTTACTGCTGCTGTTAGGCTTTGTGCTTTTCACTAACGGGCAGTTTGCCGCCGCCCAGGGCGTGACCACCGCCGCCATGAAAGGCGTGGTGCTCGACGCCAAAGGCGAGCCGCTGCCCGGCGCCACCGTGGTAGCCGTCCATGTGCCCACCGGCACGCCCTACGGCACCGCCACCCGCTCCAATGGCCAGTTTGACCTGCTCAACCTGCGCGTGGGCGGCCCCTACGAAGTGAAAGTTTCCTTCGTGGGTTATGCCGCTTACTCCCAGGCTAATATCCAGCTGGCTCTGGGCAAAACCTTCGAAGTCAACGTGACCCTGGCCGAGGAAGGCCGCACCCTCGACGAGGTAGTGGTGAAAGGCAACCGCGACGGTATCATCAATAAGGACCGGACCGGGGCTTCGACCAACGTCAATAACGCCGCCATCCGGACGCTGCCCACCATCAGCCGCTCCCAGGAAGATTTCACCCGCCTCACGCCCCAGAGCAGCGGGCTGAGCTTCGGGGGGCGCAACTCGCTCTACAACAACTTCTCCCTCGACGGCTCGATCTTCAACAACTCCTTCGGCCTGGATGCGCCCACGCCCGGCGGCCAAACCAACTCCCAGCCCGTGTCGCTCGACGCCATTGAGCAGCTCGAAGTAAGCCTGGCGCCCTACGATGTGCGCCAGGGTGGCTTCACCGGGGCCGGCGTGAATGCCGTAACCAAAAGCGGCACCAACGATTTCAAGGGCACCGTCTACACCTTTCTGCGCAACGAAAAGCTAATCGGTGAGAAAGTCGGCGACGTGACCGTGCGCAACCCCGACCTGAAGTTCAACCAAACCGGCTTCTCGCTCGGCGGCCCGATTATCAAGAACAAGCTGTTCTTCTTCACCAACGCCGAAATTACCCGCCGCGACGACCCGGGCCTGACCTTCCGGCCCGCCCAGAGTGCGGCCGAAGCTGCTGCCGCCCTCAACGGGCAGCTCGACGGGGTAAGCCGGGTGCTGGAAAGTGACCTGATTGGCATTCGGCAGCGCCTGCTGAGCGTGTACGGCTACGACCCGGGCAGCTACCAGGACTTCAAATACCGCACGTCGAGTGACAAGCTGCTGCTGAAGCTCGACTGGAATATCAACGCCACCAATACCTTCTCGGTGCGCTACAACTTCCTGCAAAGCTTCCGGGAGCAGGGCCCGCACCCCATTGCCATTGCCCCGTCGTCGCGGGTACAGGGCGTGAACACGCTGCAGTACTCCAACTCGGGCTATACTATTAATAACGGCCTGAACTCGGTGGTCGGGGAGCTGAACTCCCGCTTCGGGGAGAAGTTCAGCAACAAGGCCCAGCTGAGCTTCTCGGCTTTCCGCGACGTGCGCGACCTGCCCGACGCCAAGCTGTTTCCCCAGATTGACATTACCAAAAACGGCACGACTTACGTGAGCGTGGGCACCGAGCAGTTTTCGGCCAACAACGAGTTGAATCAGAACATTACCCAGTTTACCGACAACCTGAGCTACTTCGCCGGGGCCCACGTCCTCACGGCGGGCCTAACCTACGAGCGGTTCAGCTTCTTCAACGCCTTCAACCTGCAGCGCTACGGCTACCCCTTCTTCGGCGGCCTCGACATCAACCAGTTCTACAAAGTCACGGACCCGACCAGCCCCGACTTCGTGGATTTGAACGCCATTGCCGCCGCCGGGGGGCGCAAGCCGGTGAAGGGTGTCGACGTGAACGTGGCCCAGCTCGGCCTCTACGCCCAGGATGAGTGGAACGTGACGCCCGACTTCAAGCTGACCCTGGGTGTGCGGGCCGATATGCCGATTTACGACACCCAAGTGGCCGCCAATACCCAGATTCTCAACGCCCCGCTGCTCGACTCCAACGGGCAGCCGGCCAAGGTCGACGTGACGGAGTTTCCAAAGGCTACGCCGCTGTTTTCGCCCCGCCTGGGTTTCAACTACGCCCTCAACCAGAACACCTACACCACCCAGCTGCGCGGCGGCTCGGGCATTTTCACCGGCCGTATCCCGTTTGTGTGGATCAGCAACCAGGCTTCCAACTCGCAGTTCGATGCCGGCTACACCTTTCAGATCAACGGCACGGCCCGCGACTTTAAGTTTCCGCAGGTGTGGCGCTCCAACCTGGCCCTCGACCAGCAGCTGCCCGGTGGCATTGTGGCCACGCTGGAAGCCATTTATTCCAAGGACCGCAACGCGGCCATTCACCGCAACTACAACTTCGTGACGCCCACTCAGAAGCTGCAGGGCGCCGACAACCGCCTGATTTACCCGGCGGCCGGTCCGCGCATTACCTCCGGCTTCACCGGTCCCGACGGGCAGTTCAGCTTCCTCGACGCCGGCGTAATTGTGCTCGAAAACACCAACAAGGGCTACCAGTACAGCCTGACCGGTCAGCTGAAAAAGGACTTCGACAACGGCCTGTACCTGACGGCGGCCTACACCTATTCCAAGGCTAAGGACGTGACGTCGAACCCCGGCGAAATTGCCGCCGACGCCTACCAGCGCAACCCCGTAGTGGGCAACGCCAACGACCCCCAGCTGGCCTACAGCGACTTTGGCCTGCAGCACCGCATCATTGGGGCCGCCGGGAAGCGCTTCGCCTACGCCGACGACAAGCTGGCCACCACCATCAGCTTCTTCTTCGAAGCGGCCCAGGGTAACCGCTTTTCCTACACCTACGCCGGCGATTTGAACCGCGACGGTATTCCCGGCAACGACCTGCTGTTTGTGCCCGCCTCCCAGAGTCAGATCAACCTGGTGGATATTCGCGACGCCCAGAACAACGTGCTGGCAACCGCCGCCCAGCAGTGGGCCCAGCTCAACGCCTACATCGAGCAGGACGACTACCTGAGCAGCCGCCGTGGGCAGTACACCGAGCGCAACGGCGCCATCAGCCCCTGGTACACCCAGCTCGACGCCAAGCTGCTGCAGGATTTCTCGATAGAAGGAGCCAAAAAGAAGCATACCCTGCAGCTGAGCCTGGATGTGCAGAACCTGGGCAACCTGCTTAATTCCGACTGGGGCGTGCGTCGGGTATTTGCCAACAACCGCTTCATCGAAGCGGCTTACCCCGCCGCCACGCCCGATACACCTACGTTCCAGTTCCGCGGCGGCAACCAGACCTTCATCAACAACACCGACCTGAACAGCCGCTGGCGTGCCCAGGTGGGCCTGCGCTATATCCTCGACTAG
- a CDS encoding peptidase associated/transthyretin-like domain-containing protein, producing MKRPLLCFALATSLLSTASCAKEDVLQTTIVEGRVMNPNTNEPVAGVAVVVHRAVYGTFLSSGNSSKDSVTAAYTDVNGHYRLAFEAKPTGNYEFKLSRLDLLYDLENGFAGRYLAQPGQTNVQDFKATPYKTVTVTATAGKDGKTSLEFNGTMISPLFYSTHIYIDTVRSKQQVVFSSTIKLVPNQEYQFAKVTYNRVKLPNGNIELRDEVMTSVRRKIGYDDTTVVRLH from the coding sequence ATGAAACGTCCGTTATTGTGCTTCGCCCTCGCTACCAGCTTGCTATCCACCGCTTCCTGCGCGAAGGAAGACGTTTTGCAGACGACCATCGTCGAGGGGCGCGTAATGAACCCCAACACCAACGAGCCGGTAGCTGGGGTTGCCGTGGTGGTACATCGGGCCGTGTACGGGACGTTCCTGAGTTCCGGTAACTCATCCAAAGATTCGGTAACCGCCGCCTACACGGATGTCAACGGGCATTATCGGCTGGCCTTCGAGGCCAAACCAACCGGCAATTACGAGTTCAAGCTCAGTCGTTTAGACTTGTTGTACGATCTGGAGAATGGCTTCGCAGGCCGGTATTTGGCTCAGCCGGGGCAAACCAACGTGCAGGATTTCAAGGCTACGCCCTATAAAACGGTCACTGTGACGGCCACGGCCGGCAAGGACGGCAAAACCAGCCTGGAATTTAATGGCACTATGATATCCCCCTTGTTCTACAGCACCCATATTTATATCGACACCGTACGCAGCAAGCAGCAAGTCGTTTTTTCGAGCACAATCAAACTAGTCCCCAATCAGGAATACCAGTTCGCGAAAGTGACCTATAACCGAGTGAAGCTGCCCAACGGAAACATTGAGCTACGGGATGAAGTAATGACCAGCGTGCGTCGCAAAATCGGCTACGACGATACGACTGTAGTGCGGCTGCACTAG
- the hscB gene encoding Fe-S protein assembly co-chaperone HscB: MSPDYFEFYGLPESFQPDAPALKSRYYALSREYHPDFHATASPERQQEILQLATLNTNAYRTLSNPDQRMAYILSRHGLLEEGKQEMPADFLMEVMDLNEQLMELEFEPDPTIVQRVEQETQALTETLDAGIAPVLAGYEGLPADVRPQALEQIRTYYLKKRYLLRIHESLAKFATRS, encoded by the coding sequence ATGAGCCCCGACTACTTCGAATTCTACGGCCTGCCCGAAAGCTTCCAGCCCGACGCGCCCGCGCTGAAAAGCCGCTACTACGCCCTAAGCCGCGAATATCACCCCGACTTCCACGCCACGGCCAGCCCCGAGCGGCAGCAGGAGATTCTGCAGCTGGCCACGCTCAACACCAACGCCTACCGCACTTTGTCGAACCCCGACCAGCGCATGGCTTACATCCTGAGCCGGCACGGGCTGCTGGAAGAAGGGAAGCAGGAAATGCCCGCCGACTTTCTGATGGAAGTAATGGACTTGAACGAGCAGCTGATGGAGCTGGAGTTTGAACCCGATCCGACCATCGTACAGCGCGTAGAGCAGGAAACCCAGGCCCTGACTGAAACTCTGGACGCGGGCATTGCGCCGGTTTTGGCTGGTTATGAGGGTCTACCGGCCGATGTGCGCCCTCAGGCCCTGGAGCAAATCCGCACGTATTATCTCAAAAAGCGGTATTTGTTGCGTATTCACGAAAGTCTCGCTAAGTTTGCAACCCGTTCCTGA
- a CDS encoding putative quinol monooxygenase, whose translation MLTRIVRMTFQPEKVVDFLAIFRDSENKIRTMPGCRHLELWQDADASHVYCTHSHWDSAADLDNYRRSVLFGQVWPATKRLFAAPPLAFSVYPAGPDSPTTSSPPTPQ comes from the coding sequence ATGCTAACCCGCATCGTGCGCATGACCTTCCAGCCGGAAAAAGTAGTCGATTTCCTGGCCATATTCCGCGACTCGGAAAATAAAATCCGGACTATGCCCGGCTGCCGGCACCTGGAGCTCTGGCAAGATGCCGACGCGTCCCACGTGTATTGCACCCACAGCCACTGGGACTCGGCCGCCGATTTGGACAACTACCGCCGCTCAGTGCTGTTTGGGCAGGTGTGGCCGGCTACCAAACGGCTGTTTGCCGCCCCGCCCCTGGCCTTTTCCGTATACCCAGCGGGCCCGGACTCCCCTACCACATCTTCCCCGCCCACCCCGCAATGA
- a CDS encoding SAM hydrolase/SAM-dependent halogenase family protein, protein MGLITFLSDFGYRDHYVAAVKARIMQLAPTQPVLDISHAVEPFNIAHALHVLDSVFRDFPKGSVHLVGVNDHGGSKGSWQAALFEDHYFVAANNGLLALLTDGKPEELVQIPALATSSPTRDILAPAAVHLAQGGLLADLGPAATDSYQLLNRQLRLQDNRITGHVIHVDHYGNLITNISRTALEVIGRGRPCTIHFARETVRDIAAHFQAADPGDAVCIFNSQDRLCIGVNQGNAAELLGLYFDSQVDIRFPMEG, encoded by the coding sequence ATGGGGCTGATTACGTTTCTGTCCGACTTTGGCTACCGCGACCATTACGTGGCCGCGGTGAAAGCCCGGATTATGCAGCTGGCGCCCACCCAACCGGTTCTGGACATCAGCCACGCTGTCGAACCCTTTAACATCGCGCACGCCTTACACGTTCTCGATTCCGTATTTCGGGACTTTCCCAAGGGCTCGGTGCACCTGGTGGGCGTCAACGACCACGGGGGCAGCAAGGGCAGCTGGCAGGCCGCCTTGTTTGAGGATCATTACTTCGTGGCGGCCAACAATGGCCTGCTGGCTCTGCTCACCGACGGCAAGCCCGAGGAGCTGGTCCAGATTCCGGCCCTGGCTACCTCCTCTCCCACCCGCGACATTCTGGCCCCGGCCGCCGTGCACCTGGCCCAGGGCGGCCTGCTGGCCGACCTCGGCCCCGCCGCCACCGATTCCTACCAGCTTCTGAACCGGCAGCTGCGCCTGCAGGACAACCGCATTACCGGCCACGTGATTCACGTGGACCACTACGGCAACCTGATTACCAACATCAGCCGCACGGCCCTCGAAGTCATTGGCCGGGGCCGGCCCTGCACCATTCACTTCGCCCGCGAAACCGTGCGCGACATCGCTGCCCACTTCCAGGCCGCCGACCCCGGCGACGCGGTGTGCATCTTCAACAGCCAAGACCGGCTCTGCATCGGCGTCAACCAGGGCAACGCCGCGGAGCTGCTCGGCCTCTATTTCGACTCGCAAGTAGATATTCGCTTTCCCATGGAAGGCTAG
- a CDS encoding PhoH family protein: MVEKIITLENVSLVDFLGPDNQNIRQLAAAFPGSKIISRGNEIKIQGQTPVIARINEILSSLIEHYHQFGQITDRTVAQYLASADDEMEERQIAMTSPADVIVFGAKGGVIKAKTPNQQKLVDAVMRNDLVFALGPAGTGKTYISVALAVRALKNKEVKKIIISRPVVEAGESLGFLPGDMKEKVDPYLRPIYDALEDMIPAEKLKFYQENKIIEIAPLAYMRGRTLNNAFVLLDEAQNTTPSQLKMFLTRMGPTAKVMVNGDRSQIDLPTKQKSGLMQALDILKDVRGIGFVEMSADDVVRHRLVKEIVVAYDRHDVQEQRDQANRPVREARPYRSSNPGQAPDPARHPDARPENDGMSNLPVNHEQQL; this comes from the coding sequence TTGGTCGAGAAAATCATCACGCTCGAAAACGTCTCTCTTGTCGACTTCCTCGGACCCGACAATCAGAACATCCGCCAGCTGGCCGCGGCCTTTCCCGGCAGCAAAATCATTTCGCGAGGCAACGAAATTAAGATTCAGGGGCAGACGCCCGTAATTGCCAGGATCAATGAAATCCTGTCGTCCCTAATCGAGCATTATCACCAATTCGGGCAAATTACCGACCGCACCGTGGCCCAGTATCTGGCTTCGGCCGACGACGAAATGGAGGAGCGGCAGATTGCCATGACCTCCCCCGCCGACGTCATCGTATTCGGGGCCAAGGGCGGCGTTATCAAGGCCAAAACCCCCAACCAACAAAAGCTGGTGGACGCGGTGATGCGCAATGACCTGGTCTTTGCCCTGGGGCCGGCCGGTACCGGCAAAACCTACATTTCGGTGGCTTTGGCCGTCCGGGCGCTGAAAAACAAGGAGGTCAAGAAAATCATCATTTCCCGTCCCGTAGTGGAAGCCGGCGAAAGCCTGGGCTTTTTGCCCGGCGACATGAAGGAAAAGGTGGACCCCTACCTGCGCCCGATTTATGACGCCCTGGAAGACATGATTCCGGCCGAAAAGCTGAAATTCTACCAGGAAAACAAGATCATCGAAATTGCCCCGTTGGCTTACATGCGCGGCCGTACGCTCAACAACGCCTTCGTGCTGCTCGACGAGGCCCAGAACACCACGCCTTCCCAGCTGAAGATGTTCCTGACCCGCATGGGGCCCACGGCGAAAGTCATGGTGAACGGGGACCGGAGCCAGATTGACCTGCCCACCAAGCAGAAATCGGGCTTGATGCAGGCCCTGGACATTTTGAAAGACGTGCGCGGCATCGGCTTCGTGGAAATGAGTGCCGACGACGTGGTGCGCCACCGCTTGGTAAAGGAAATCGTGGTGGCCTACGACCGGCACGACGTGCAGGAGCAGCGCGACCAGGCCAACCGCCCCGTGCGCGAGGCCCGGCCCTACCGCTCCTCCAACCCCGGCCAGGCGCCCGACCCGGCCCGCCACCCCGACGCCCGGCCCGAGAATGACGGCATGAGCAACCTACCCGTGAACCACGAGCAGCAGCTGTAA
- a CDS encoding GNAT family N-acetyltransferase — protein sequence MITAEPVSDLRDLDAAFTIRETVFVHEQGVPADAEYDLHDRTDARHYLARATDGTPCGAARWRTTENGVKLERFAVLEQFRNQAVGSVLLKRVLEDVQAAHPEATVYLNAQLRAIPFYERHGFRKVGDQFTECDIEHFKMIWTKPD from the coding sequence ATGATTACCGCTGAACCCGTTTCCGACCTGCGCGACCTGGACGCCGCTTTTACCATCCGTGAAACCGTGTTTGTGCACGAGCAGGGCGTGCCCGCCGACGCCGAGTACGACCTGCACGACCGGACCGACGCCCGCCACTACCTGGCCCGGGCCACCGACGGCACGCCCTGCGGGGCTGCCCGCTGGCGCACCACCGAGAATGGGGTGAAGCTGGAGCGGTTTGCCGTGCTGGAGCAGTTCCGCAACCAGGCTGTGGGCAGCGTGCTGCTCAAACGGGTGCTGGAAGACGTGCAGGCCGCTCACCCCGAGGCTACCGTGTACCTGAACGCCCAGCTGCGGGCCATTCCGTTCTACGAGCGGCACGGCTTCCGCAAAGTCGGCGACCAGTTCACCGAGTGCGACATTGAGCACTTCAAGATGATCTGGACTAAACCCGATTAA